One part of the Drosophila teissieri strain GT53w chromosome 3R, Prin_Dtei_1.1, whole genome shotgun sequence genome encodes these proteins:
- the LOC122621547 gene encoding uncharacterized protein LOC122621547 — protein MGARNSKPQTVQIKNPTAFEITPDVVDRINQATALSTELGCIACEASKQKPIKESGSDIRTTMEHKQHNVRALHSVPVAKSWKKRSCEVEEKEFGKSLKLVQELFGTHVKWAKDCDGEIGKFEEELVRCYQRFPNEPLQCSNLARQYHRFVFSKQYAVLSKTKTGTLR, from the coding sequence ATGGGTGCCAGAAACAGCAAGCCGCAAACGGTGCAGATTAAAAATCCAACGGCATTCGAGATAACTCCGGATGTGGTGGATAGAATAAATCAGGCCACCGCCTTAAGTACTGAACTCGGATGTATCGCCTGTGAAGCAAGTAAGCAGAAACCAATAAAAGAATCAGGTTCTGATATTCGGACTACGATGGAGCATAAGCAGCATAATGTGCGAGCCTTGCATTCAGTTCCGGTGGCCAAGTCCTGGAAGAAGCGTTCTTGTGAAGTTGAGGAAAAAGAGTTTGGAAAATCCTTAAAATTGGTTCAAGAATTATTCGGTACACATGTGAAATGGGCCAAGGATTGCGACGGCGAGATCGGAAAATTCGAGGAGGAGCTAGTTCGCTGCTATCAACGGTTTCCAAACGAACCTTTGCAGTGCTCTAATTTAGCGAGACAGTATCACCGATTCGTATTCTCCAAACAGTACGCCGTATTATCGAAAACTAAGACGGGTACCTTAAGATAG